Genomic segment of Aliarcobacter trophiarum LMG 25534:
GACCCTATAAAGTATGATTTTGCGATATATAGATTGGGACAAGAAAAACTTATTTAAGTTTCTCTTGTAATAAATCTATTTTTCTATTTGACTCAATTATCTTTTCTAATAGAATTTCTTCACTTAAAATTTGACTATAAACTGTATTTACTATCTCTTCTAAAGAGATCGGTTTTGCTAACTGATTTGCAAAAAGTAGTAAGTTCACGCCACTATTTATAGCTAAAGTCAAAGTCTGCTTTAAATCATAATGTTTACTAATAGCACTCATTTGTAAATCATCTGTTATCAAGACTCCATTAAATCCTAACTCTTCCCTTAAAAGCTTTGTATTTATATTGTAAGATAGTGTTGCTGGATATTCTTTATCTAAGTTTTCATTAAAAACATGAGCCGTCATAATCATATCAACTTTATTATTTTTAATAAAATATTTATAAGGTTCAAGCTCTTTTTTGTCCCATGTTTTAGAAATATCCACAAAACCTAAATGAGAATCAGCCAAAGAGGAACCATGACCTGGAAAATGCTTCAAAGTTGAAATTACACCCTCTTTTTTTAACTCATCTACAAAAATAGATGCATATTTTGTAACAATTTTAGAAGTCTCACCAAAACTTCGTCCACGAGTCACAACTACCTTATTATCTTTATTTATAGCTAAATCAACAACTGGAGCAAAATCAAGATTTATTCCAACACTACTTAAATCTTTTGCCATTGCTTCATAACTTTGTTTTGCAAAAACTTCTCCATTTTGCGATATTTGACTAGCTTTTAAAGTGTTTACAAAACCCATATCACTTTTAAGCCTTTGAACTATCCCACCTTCTTGGTCTATTGAGATAAGAAGCTTTCTATTTGAAATATTTTGTAATTGTTGGTTTAATCTCTTTAATTGAGTTTTGTTCTCTATATTTTTCGCTTTTGTCTTATCATTTGGGTCTTTATCAAATAGTATAACTCCTCCCAAACCAAACTCTATATCTTTGTAAATTTTACTGTTTTTATCTATATTAGTACCAGAAAATCCAAGTACAACCATTTTTGCTATCATTTTTTCTATATCTTTTTTTGAGTAGTTCTCTTGTGCAAAACATGAAACAATCAAAAATAAAACTACAACCAAACTCTTCATAAAATCTCCTATTTAACCCAATTTTTATAGTTTGTAAATGCTGGAAACTGCTTTTTAAACTCTTTTTCTTCAAAAGAAAAACTATAACTATCCATATACTCTTGCAAAATTTCATAAGATTTTTTAAGTTCTGTAAACTTCTCATGGCTTCCACCTTCCATATCTGGATGGTACTTTTTTGAAAGTTTTAAGTATCTTTTTTTTACATCTTTTTTGCTCATATTTGAGATAATTCCAAACAGTTCAACAGATTTGATAAAATCATCATAATTCATATAAATCCTTTAAAGAATATATTGTACAAAAATATTATGATTAATCTACTTATTGTATAATGCTCACAAAATTTTTAAGGTATTTTATGGGACAAATTATAAACTTAGCAATAACAATTTTTATTTTATATCTAATTTTTACAAATTTTGGTGCTTTTTTAATGATAATTGGTGGGATTATCCTATTTTTTGCAATTGCAATATATTTTATAAGAAAAGCTTTTTTAAAAAATGCATCAAAGTTTCAATACCAATATCAAAACTTTGAGTTTAAAAACTTTAATCAAGATTTTAATAATAGAGGGTTTCAAGGAAATTTTTATAATCAAACTTCAAAACTACAAGAAGCAAAAGAGTTTTTTGGTTTTTCATCAACTCCATCAAAAGAGGATATAAAAAAGAGATATAAAGAGTTAGCAAAAATTTATCATCCTGATTTAAATGGAGGAGATGAAGAGAAGATGAAGAGATTAAATGAATATCGAGATATTTTAATACAAGCCTACACAGAATAAGGAAATTTATGAGTATAGATATGACAAAAGTAGCAAATATTATATTATATATGTTACACAAACAAGTTAAAGCTTTAAATCACAAAAAGATAGAGCTAATGATATTTTTCATAGAGCAAAATCATCTAAATTTTTGTGAAAAAAAGATTTTAGGTGAAAGCTTTATAAAAACTCCAAGAGGAGTAAAAGCTGATATTTTAGATGAACTTTTTAATCTAATATTAGATGATGTAGAGTTTGAAGATGAAGAGGATGATAGAGTATTTTTTATTCAAGAGTTAATGGATTTTTTAGAGATTGAAATAGTTGAAAAAGCGACATTTAAAGAGCTTAAATTTAAAAAACTAGACGAAGATTTTGACGAAACTATCTTTTCGATTGATGAGCTAAAATCTATACATAAAGTTATAAATTTATATAAAGATACAAGTGTTAGAAATCTTGCAAATGAGTCCTTTAAACTTGAAAAAGTACGAGCTTGCGATACTAATGAAATTATTTTCTAAAAATCTATAAATTATAATATTTTTTTATTTTAAAGAATTAATTTTATCTAATAATTATAATTCAAGTAACTATTGGCTACCATTTCTATTAACTTTAATTTAATGAGGTGATAAAATGGGTTTAAAGAATTTAAAAGTAAATTATAAGATAAATATCATATCTATTATTACAATAATTCTTTTAGCTATTGTAACAGCAGTTTTATACAATGGTATGTCTAAAATCAACAATAGCTATGAAAATAGTAGTTTAATTTCTGATTTAGCAATTAATATTACAAAAACTAGTGAACAAGGTCTTCAAGTCTCAAATGCTCTAAGGGGAATAATTATAAATCCTAGTGATACAAAAGCAAAAGACAACTTCATTCAAGCAGTAAAAGAGCTTGATGATTTAATCTTAGTTCTTAAAGATAGTTCTAAAAATTTTCAAGGTTTCGAGAAATTTGAAATTGCTTCTTTATATGCTTCACAAATTGAGGTATTGAATAAAATAGTTGAAAAGCTAAAAAATAACGAAACTTTAACAAAAGAGGACAACTCTCTATCAACAAAAGAGTGGAGACCATTAAAAGCTGCTTTACTAAAGTGGCAAGAGAGAAATTATGAAAGAAATAGAGAGATAAGGAGTGAATTCAACGATACTATATCAACTACTACATCTTTTATTGTGACTATTTTAGGAATAACTATTTTAAGTATCTTAATAATAATCCAGCTAATTTCTAGAAATATTGTAACTAGCCTTAATATCTTTCAAAGTGGTCTTCTAAGTTTTTTTGCTTTTTCAAATAAAGAGAGTACAAAAGTTGAGCTAATAAATCTTAATAGTACAGATGAGTTTGGAACTATGACAAAAGTAATAAACCAAAACATTGTAAAAACACAAGATTTAATAACTCAAGACAATGCTTTAATAGAAGATGTAAAAAGAGTTGTAAATGAGGTAAAATCTGGGAATTTAGATTCAAAAATAGAAAAATCAACTATAAATGAAGAGCTAGAAGAGTTAAAAA
This window contains:
- a CDS encoding glycoside hydrolase family 3 N-terminal domain-containing protein, which translates into the protein MKSLVVVLFLIVSCFAQENYSKKDIEKMIAKMVVLGFSGTNIDKNSKIYKDIEFGLGGVILFDKDPNDKTKAKNIENKTQLKRLNQQLQNISNRKLLISIDQEGGIVQRLKSDMGFVNTLKASQISQNGEVFAKQSYEAMAKDLSSVGINLDFAPVVDLAINKDNKVVVTRGRSFGETSKIVTKYASIFVDELKKEGVISTLKHFPGHGSSLADSHLGFVDISKTWDKKELEPYKYFIKNNKVDMIMTAHVFNENLDKEYPATLSYNINTKLLREELGFNGVLITDDLQMSAISKHYDLKQTLTLAINSGVNLLLFANQLAKPISLEEIVNTVYSQILSEEILLEKIIESNRKIDLLQEKLK
- a CDS encoding type II toxin-antitoxin system antitoxin SocA domain-containing protein encodes the protein MSIDMTKVANIILYMLHKQVKALNHKKIELMIFFIEQNHLNFCEKKILGESFIKTPRGVKADILDELFNLILDDVEFEDEEDDRVFFIQELMDFLEIEIVEKATFKELKFKKLDEDFDETIFSIDELKSIHKVINLYKDTSVRNLANESFKLEKVRACDTNEIIF
- a CDS encoding J domain-containing protein produces the protein MGQIINLAITIFILYLIFTNFGAFLMIIGGIILFFAIAIYFIRKAFLKNASKFQYQYQNFEFKNFNQDFNNRGFQGNFYNQTSKLQEAKEFFGFSSTPSKEDIKKRYKELAKIYHPDLNGGDEEKMKRLNEYRDILIQAYTE
- a CDS encoding DnaJ domain-containing protein; translated protein: MNYDDFIKSVELFGIISNMSKKDVKKRYLKLSKKYHPDMEGGSHEKFTELKKSYEILQEYMDSYSFSFEEKEFKKQFPAFTNYKNWVK
- a CDS encoding HAMP domain-containing protein, which translates into the protein MGLKNLKVNYKINIISIITIILLAIVTAVLYNGMSKINNSYENSSLISDLAINITKTSEQGLQVSNALRGIIINPSDTKAKDNFIQAVKELDDLILVLKDSSKNFQGFEKFEIASLYASQIEVLNKIVEKLKNNETLTKEDNSLSTKEWRPLKAALLKWQERNYERNREIRSEFNDTISTTTSFIVTILGITILSILIIIQLISRNIVTSLNIFQSGLLSFFAFSNKESTKVELINLNSTDEFGTMTKVINQNIVKTQDLITQDNALIEDVKRVVNEVKSGNLDSKIEKSTINEELEELKSSFNEMLEVTKRNVCSDINRVVDVLDNFAKLNFTKKIENDNGKVQVV